A single Hippocampus zosterae strain Florida chromosome 19, ASM2543408v3, whole genome shotgun sequence DNA region contains:
- the kidins220b gene encoding kinase D-interacting substrate of 220 kDa B isoform X2, protein MDTTTSIKMTTLAIQKLFGHVEEENLTALRDHLDRFKEVDGRSDNGQTPLMLAAEQGSLEIVQELIRRGANVNLDDVDCWSALISAAKEGHVEVVKELLENSAYIEHRDVGGWTALMWASYKGRVEVTKELLEHGANPNTTGQYSVYPIIWASGRGHADVVKLLLESGAKVNCSDKYGTTSLIWAARKGHFQCVTHLLENGADVDQDGANSMTALIVAVKGGFTDVVKELLKRNPNVNMTDKDGNTALMIAAKEGYTEIVQDLLDAGTYVNIPDRSGDTVLIGAVRGGHVEIVRALLHKYADIDIRGQESKTALYWAVEKGNASMVRDILQCNPDTETCTKDGETPLIKATKMRSIEIVELLLDKGAKVSAVDKRGDTPLHIAIRGRSRRLAELLLRNPKDGRLLYRPNKAGETPYNIDCGHQKSILTQIFGARHLSPTESDGDMLGYDLYSSALADILSEPTMQPPICVGLYAQWGSGKSFLLKKLEDEMKTFAGQQMEPLLGPSWLAAVLSLLLCGGVALGLGFTLDPKLAVAVSLSLLALLYIFFVVVYFGGRREGDNWNWAWLLSNRLARHMGYLELLLKLMFVNPPELPEQSVRALPVRFLFTDYNRLSSVGGETSMAEMIATLCDACEREFGFLATRLFRVFKTDEKQGKSKWKKTCCVPSFVLFALVMGCLVSGVALMGVFRAGGDKRTLNGVLMALGSAVGVAVLLNCRTWWRVSDSVLNSQRKRLHRAANKMNQLKSEGFMKVLKTEVELMAKMAKTIDAFTQHQTRLAVVIDSLDSCEQDKVLQMLDTVRVLFSKGPFISIFASDPHIIIKAINQNLNSVLRDFVNGHDYMRNIVHLPVFLNSRGLSCARKMGGGGAANAGAPANGDAANADCGGWHEELDRKLSQHSLGESTKFGSKANLSRRDTYRRRHAQRSVTRQMSFDLTKLMVAEDWFTDISPQSMRRLLNIVSVTGRLLRANQIAFNWDRLASWINLTERWPYRTSWLILFLEESEGVPDQATLKNIYERVLRNIPTTKDVEPLLEIDGDVRAFEVFVSSRTPVLTARDIRTFLPCTVNLDPKLREIIADVRAAREQMNLGAVAVGYPTLQEVQPRPISMYSQVSSACSPSASFSGPFIPPAGGAVVPPPPHSSFYSGMAGPQHPFYNRPYFPHHHHHHHLHHPPRPPPAAYPSHFLPRVLVKSTARREAPASSSASAASGIPPTLLSAMTTDGVCEHVTQIRGIDQAMLAAYTATIRKANVNGRVLSQCNVDELKKEMNMNFGDWQLFRASVLELRQLEYEDAASEQGGLAGDHPETGRRSAAAFRTGHAPSDVSPMYSFTLSFDDLSAIGLDEQQPPRHGGPQWMGPPQRSGSVTSLNSQECSNDIAKLTDKQQAEYRCAYQEYIAQMAQLEGASGDRPGLLQPALFMTAPPDQGAKDGAEQDGRKASVSKRGGGGGGKAVSDNGDGGEALDPITEEDEKGDHGSSKSLLARKTSAERGGLFPGSKAGGGGGGGNLRYQKLTSDDDESEESDSLLLKAAVAEAKAGGCSLALKGKDYLSDATLDKKDSSDSGVRSNESSPNHSLQDEEAELSQAERADLIQLNEGGKRGAPAAENRMSICSPEETWPASQTWNLNRTSGSVTLNNNNAANARQGEQPGQTPRSAPAADTIIPPASTAGVARPGPDNENVRVVHLKRSLKPGDPPEVCTATADAVAFGEERESIL, encoded by the exons ATGGACACCACCACTTCCATCAAGATGACCACGCTGGCCATTCAGAAGCTGTTCGGCCACGTGGAGGAGGAGAACCTGACGGCGCTGCGTGACCATCTGGACCGCTTTAAGGAAGTGGACGGACGCAGCGAC AATGGGCAGACGCCACTGATGCTGGCCGCCGAGCAGGGGAGCCTGGAAATTGTGCAGGAGCTCATCCGGCGAGGAGCCAACGTCAACTTGGATGACGTG GACTGCTGGTCGGCACTGATCTCAGCTGCCAAGGAAGGTCACGTGGAGGTGGTGAAGGAGCTCCTGGAGAACAGCGCCTACATCGAGCATCGCGACGTG GGAGGATGGACGGCGCTCATGTGGGCCTCGTATAAAGGTCGCGTGGAGGTCAccaaggagctgctggagcaCGGCGCCAACCCCAACACCACCGGACAG TACAGCGTGTACCCCATCATCTGGGCGTCCGGGCGAGGTCACGCCGACGTCGTTAAACTCTTGTTGGAGAGCGGAGCCAAAGTCAACTGTTCGGATAAG TACGGGACGACGTCTCTCATCTGGGCGGCGAGGAAAGGCCATTTCCAGTGCGTCACGCACTTGCTGGAGAACGGCGCCGACGTCGACCAGGACGGAGCG AACTCCATGACGGCGCTGATCGTGGCGGTGAAGGGCGGCTTCACAGACGTGGTGAAGGAACTGCTGAAGCGCAACCCCAACGTCAACATGACGGACAAAGATGGCAACACGGCGCTGATGATCGCCGCCAAGGAAGGCTACACCGAGATCGTGCAGGACCTCCTCGACGCCGGCACCTACGTCAACATTCCCGACCGG AGCGGCGATACGGTGCTGATTGGAGCGGTGAGGGGGGGCCACGTGGAGATTGTCAGAGCTCTGCTGCACAAGTACGCCGATATCGACATTCGAGGGCAG GAGAGTAAGACGGCACTGTACTGGGCGGTGGAGAAAGGCAACGCCTCGATGGTGCGCGACATCCTGCAGTGCAACCCCGACACGGAGACGTGCACCAAG GATGGCGAGACGCCTCTGATCAAAGCCACCAAGATGAGGAGCATCGAGATCGTCGAGCTGCTGCTGGATAAAGGGGCCAAGGTGTCCGCCGTCGACAAG CGAGGAGACACGCCCCTGCACATCGCCATCCGGGGGCGCAGCCGCCGCCTGGCCGAGCTGCTCCTGCGGAACCCCAAAGATGGCCGCCTGCTCTACCGGCCCAACAAGGCCGGCGAGACGCCGTACAACATCGACTGCGGCCACCAGAAGAGCATCCTCACGCAGATCTTCGGCGCCC GTCACCTGTCGCCCACCGAGTCGGACGGCGACATGCTCGGCTACGACCTGTACAGCTCGGCCCTCGCCGACATCCTGAGCGAGCCCACCATGCAGCCCCCCATCTGCGTGGGGCTCTACGCGCAGTGGGGCAGCGGAAAGTCCTTCCTGCTCAAGAAGCTGGAAG ATGAGATGAAGACCTTCGCGGGGCAGCAGATGGAGCCGCTGTTGGGCCCCTCGTGGCTGGCGGCCGTCCTGTCGCTCCTCCTGTGCGGGGGGGTGGCGCTGGGGCTGGGCTTCACCTTGGACCCCAAGCTGGCCGTGGCCGTCTCGCTCAGCCTGCTGGCGCTGCTCTACATTTTCTTCG TGGTGGTGTACTTTGGGGGCCGGCGCGAGGGGGACAACTGGAACTGGGCGTGGCTCCTCAGCAACCGCCTGGCCCGCCACATGGGATACTTGGAGCTCCTCCTCAAGCTGATGTTCGTCAACCCGCCGGAGCTCCCGGAGCAGAGCGTCCGAGCGCTGCCCGTCAG GTTCCTGTTCACCGATTACAACCGTCTGTCGAGCGTCGGCGGCGAGACGTCGATGGCCGAAATGATCGCCACGCTGTGTGACGCGTGCGAGAGGGAGTTTGGATTCCTGGCCACTCGCCTCTTCAGGGTGTTCAAGACGGACGAAAAGCAAG GAAAGAGCAAGTGGAAGAAAACCTGTTGCGTGCCGTCCTTCGTGCTCTTCGCGCTGGTGATGGGCTGCCTGGTGAGCGGCGTGGCGCTGATGGGCGTCTTCCGGGCGGGCGGCGACAAGCGGACGCTCAACGGCGTCCTGATGGCGCTGGGCAGCGCGGTGGGCGTGGCCGTCCTGCTCAACTGCCGCACGTGGTGGCGGGTCTCCGACTCGGTGCTCAACTCGCAGAGGAAGCGGCTGCACCGCGCCGCCAACAAGATGAACCAACTCAAGAGCGAAGGCTTCATGAAG GTTCTGAAGACCGAAGTGGAGCTGATGGCCAAGATGGCCAAGACCATCGACGCTTTCACTCAGCACCAGACCAGGTTGGCGGTGGTCATTGACAGCCTGGACTCGTGCGAGCAGGACAAAGTTCTGCAGATGCTCGACACG GTGCGAGTCCTGTTCTCCAAGGGTCCCTTCATCTCCATCTTTGCCAGCGACCCGCACATCATCATCAAGGCCATCAACCAGAACCTCAACAGCGTCCTGCGGGACTTTGTCAACGGACACGACTACATGAGGAACATCGTCCACCTGCCCGTCTTCCTCAACAGCAGAGGCCTTTCCTGCGCCAGgaagatgggcggcggcggtgcGGCCAACGCCGGCGCGCCCGCCAACGGGGATGCCGCCAACGCCGATTGTGGAGGATGGCACGAGGAGCTGGACAGGAAGTTGTCGCAGCACAGCTTGGGAGAATCCACCAAGTTTGGCAGCAAGGCCAACCTCAGCCGCCGG GACACGTACCGGCGACGCCACGCCCAGCGCTCGGTGACTCGCCAGATGTCGTTCGACTTGACCAAGCTGATGGTGGCCGAAGACTGGTTCACAGACATCAGCCCTCAGAGCATGAGGAGACTCCTCAACATCGTCTCCGTCACCG GTCGTCTGCTGCGAGCCAATCAGATCGCGTTCAACTGGGACCGCCTGGCCTCGTGGATCAACCTGACCGAGCGCTGGCCCTACAGGACGTCCTGGCTCATCCTCTTCCTGGAGGAGAGCGAGGGCGTCCCCGACCAGGCTACCCTCAAGAACATTTACGAGAG GGTGCTGAGGAACATCCCCACCACCAAAGACGTGGAACCGCTGCTGGAGATCGACGGAGACGTTCGCGCCTTCGAAGTCTTTGTGTCCTCGCGGACGCCCGTGCTGACCGCCAGGGACATTCGCACCTTCCTGCCCTGCACCGTCAACCTGGACCCCAAACTGCGCGAAATCATCGCCG ACGTGCGTGCGGCGCGCGAGCAGATGAACCTGGGCGCCGTCGCCGTGGGCTACCCGACCCTGCAGGAGGTCCAGCCCCGGCCCATCTCGATGTACAGTCAGGTGTCGTCGGCGTGCTCGCCGTCCGCCTCCTTCAGCGGGCCGTTCATCCCACCGGCGGGGGGGGCCGtggtgccgccgccgcctcacAGCAGCTTCTACAGCGGCATGGCCGGGCCCCAGCACCCCTTCTACAACAGG CCATATttccctcaccaccaccaccaccaccatcttcACCATCCGCCGCGTCCGCCGCCGGCGGCCTACCCATCACACTTCCTTCCCCGCGTGCTCGTTAAGAGCACGGCCCGCCGCGAGGCCCCCGCAAGT AGCTCCGCCTCCGCGGCTTCGGGGATCCCGCCCACCCTCCTGAGCGCCATGACGACGGATGGCGTGTGCGAGCACGTCACACAGATCCGGGGCATCGACCAGGCCATGTTGGCCGCCTACACCGCCACCATCCGGAAG GCCAACGTGAACGGACGAGTCCTGTCGCAGTGCAACGTGGACGAACTGAAGAAGGAGATGAACATGAATTTCGGAGACTGGCAGCTCTTCCGAGCCAGC gTGCTGGAACTGCGACAGCTGGAGTACGAGGACGCCGCCAGTGAGCAAGGCGGCCTGGCGGGTGACCACCCGGAGACGGGCCGGCGGTCCGCGGCGGCGTTTCGGACCGGCCACGCCCCCAGCGACGTCTCCCCCATGTACAGCTTCACTCTGAGCTTCGACGATCTCAGCGCCATCGGCCTGGACGAGCAGCAGCCCCCCAGACACGGTGGCCCGCAATGGATG GGCCCCCCGCAGCGGAGCGGCAGCGTCACCAGCCTCAACTCGCAGGAATGCAGCAATGACATCGCCAAGCTGACGGATAAGCAGCAGGCCGAGTACCGATGCGCTTACCAGGAGTACATCGCGCAGATGGCCCAGTTGGAAGGCGCCTCCGGCGATAGACCGGGCCTGCTTCAGCCGGCGCTTTTTATGACGGCGCCTCCGGACCAGGGCGCCAAGGATGGCGCCGAGCAAGACGGACGCAAGGCCTCGGTGAGCAAGaggggcggcggaggcggcggcaaaGCGGTGTCTGACAACGGCGATGGCGGCGAAGCACTGGATCCTATCACCGAAGAAGACGAGAAGGGAGACCACGGCTCGTCCAAGTCCCTGCTGGCTCGCAAGACCTCGGCGGAGCGCGGTGGCCTGTTCCCTGGCTCcaaggcgggcggcggcggcggcggcggcaacctGCGCTACCAGAAGCTAACCAGCGACGACGACGAGTCTGAAGAGTCCGACTCCCTGCTGCTGAAAGCGGCGGTGGCGGAGGCCAAAGCGGGGGGCTGCTCCCTGGCCCTGAAGGGGAAGGACTACCTGTCGGACGCCACCTTGGACAAGAAGGACTCCTCCGACTCGGGTGTGCGCTCCAACGAGAGCTCGCCCAACCACTCGCTGCAGGACGAGGAGGCCGAGCTGTCGCAGGCGGAGCGCGCCGACTTGATCCAGCTGAACGAAGGAGGCAAGCGAGGCGCCCCCGCCGCCGAGAACCGCATGTCCATCTGCAGTCCCGAGGAGACCTGGCCCGCCTCGCAGACCTGGAACCTGAACCGCACGTCCGGCAGCGTCacgctcaacaacaacaacgccgCCAACGCCCGGCAGGGCGAACAGCCCGGCCAGACGCCCCGCAGCGCCCCCGCTGCCGACACCATCATCCCACCCGCGTCCACCGCCGGAGTCGCCCGGCCCGGCCCCGACAACGAAAACGTGCGAGTGGTCCACCTGAAGAGGAGCCTGAAGCCGGGAGACCCTCCCGAGGTCTGCACCGCGACGGCCGACGCCGTCGCCTTCGGGGAGGAGCGCGAAAGCATCCTGTGA
- the kidins220b gene encoding kinase D-interacting substrate of 220 kDa B isoform X4 encodes MDTTTSIKMTTLAIQKLFGHVEEENLTALRDHLDRFKEVDGRSDNGQTPLMLAAEQGSLEIVQELIRRGANVNLDDVDCWSALISAAKEGHVEVVKELLENSAYIEHRDVGGWTALMWASYKGRVEVTKELLEHGANPNTTGQYSVYPIIWASGRGHADVVKLLLESGAKVNCSDKYGTTSLIWAARKGHFQCVTHLLENGADVDQDGANSMTALIVAVKGGFTDVVKELLKRNPNVNMTDKDGNTALMIAAKEGYTEIVQDLLDAGTYVNIPDRSGDTVLIGAVRGGHVEIVRALLHKYADIDIRGQESKTALYWAVEKGNASMVRDILQCNPDTETCTKDGETPLIKATKMRSIEIVELLLDKGAKVSAVDKRGDTPLHIAIRGRSRRLAELLLRNPKDGRLLYRPNKAGETPYNIDCGHQKSILTQIFGARHLSPTESDGDMLGYDLYSSALADILSEPTMQPPICVGLYAQWGSGKSFLLKKLEDEMKTFAGQQMEPLLGPSWLAAVLSLLLCGGVALGLGFTLDPKLAVAVSLSLLALLYIFFVVVYFGGRREGDNWNWAWLLSNRLARHMGYLELLLKLMFVNPPELPEQSVRALPVRFLFTDYNRLSSVGGETSMAEMIATLCDACEREFGFLATRLFRVFKTDEKQGKSKWKKTCCVPSFVLFALVMGCLVSGVALMGVFRAGGDKRTLNGVLMALGSAVGVAVLLNCRTWWRVSDSVLNSQRKRLHRAANKMNQLKSEGFMKVLKTEVELMAKMAKTIDAFTQHQTRLAVVIDSLDSCEQDKVLQMLDTVRVLFSKGPFISIFASDPHIIIKAINQNLNSVLRDFVNGHDYMRNIVHLPVFLNSRGLSCARKMGGGGAANAGAPANGDAANADCGGWHEELDRKLSQHSLGESTKFGSKANLSRRDTYRRRHAQRSVTRQMSFDLTKLMVAEDWFTDISPQSMRRLLNIVSVTGRLLRANQIAFNWDRLASWINLTERWPYRTSWLILFLEESEGVPDQATLKNIYERVLRNIPTTKDVEPLLEIDGDVRAFEVFVSSRTPVLTARDIRTFLPCTVNLDPKLREIIADVRAAREQMNLGAVAVGYPTLQEVQPRPISMYSQVSSACSPSASFSGPFIPPAGGAVVPPPPHSSFYSGMAGPQHPFYNRSSASAASGIPPTLLSAMTTDGVCEHVTQIRGIDQAMLAAYTATIRKANVNGRVLSQCNVDELKKEMNMNFGDWQLFRASVLELRQLEYEDAASEQGGLAGDHPETGRRSAAAFRTGHAPSDVSPMYSFTLSFDDLSAIGLDEQQPPRHGGPQWMGPPQRSGSVTSLNSQECSNDIAKLTDKQQAEYRCAYQEYIAQMAQLEGASGDRPGLLQPALFMTAPPDQGAKDGAEQDGRKASVSKRGGGGGGKAVSDNGDGGEALDPITEEDEKGDHGSSKSLLARKTSAERGGLFPGSKAGGGGGGGNLRYQKLTSDDDESEESDSLLLKAAVAEAKAGGCSLALKGKDYLSDATLDKKDSSDSGVRSNESSPNHSLQDEEAELSQAERADLIQLNEGGKRGAPAAENRMSICSPEETWPASQTWNLNRTSGSVTLNNNNAANARQGEQPGQTPRSAPAADTIIPPASTAGVARPGPDNENVRVVHLKRSLKPGDPPEVCTATADAVAFGEERESIL; translated from the exons ATGGACACCACCACTTCCATCAAGATGACCACGCTGGCCATTCAGAAGCTGTTCGGCCACGTGGAGGAGGAGAACCTGACGGCGCTGCGTGACCATCTGGACCGCTTTAAGGAAGTGGACGGACGCAGCGAC AATGGGCAGACGCCACTGATGCTGGCCGCCGAGCAGGGGAGCCTGGAAATTGTGCAGGAGCTCATCCGGCGAGGAGCCAACGTCAACTTGGATGACGTG GACTGCTGGTCGGCACTGATCTCAGCTGCCAAGGAAGGTCACGTGGAGGTGGTGAAGGAGCTCCTGGAGAACAGCGCCTACATCGAGCATCGCGACGTG GGAGGATGGACGGCGCTCATGTGGGCCTCGTATAAAGGTCGCGTGGAGGTCAccaaggagctgctggagcaCGGCGCCAACCCCAACACCACCGGACAG TACAGCGTGTACCCCATCATCTGGGCGTCCGGGCGAGGTCACGCCGACGTCGTTAAACTCTTGTTGGAGAGCGGAGCCAAAGTCAACTGTTCGGATAAG TACGGGACGACGTCTCTCATCTGGGCGGCGAGGAAAGGCCATTTCCAGTGCGTCACGCACTTGCTGGAGAACGGCGCCGACGTCGACCAGGACGGAGCG AACTCCATGACGGCGCTGATCGTGGCGGTGAAGGGCGGCTTCACAGACGTGGTGAAGGAACTGCTGAAGCGCAACCCCAACGTCAACATGACGGACAAAGATGGCAACACGGCGCTGATGATCGCCGCCAAGGAAGGCTACACCGAGATCGTGCAGGACCTCCTCGACGCCGGCACCTACGTCAACATTCCCGACCGG AGCGGCGATACGGTGCTGATTGGAGCGGTGAGGGGGGGCCACGTGGAGATTGTCAGAGCTCTGCTGCACAAGTACGCCGATATCGACATTCGAGGGCAG GAGAGTAAGACGGCACTGTACTGGGCGGTGGAGAAAGGCAACGCCTCGATGGTGCGCGACATCCTGCAGTGCAACCCCGACACGGAGACGTGCACCAAG GATGGCGAGACGCCTCTGATCAAAGCCACCAAGATGAGGAGCATCGAGATCGTCGAGCTGCTGCTGGATAAAGGGGCCAAGGTGTCCGCCGTCGACAAG CGAGGAGACACGCCCCTGCACATCGCCATCCGGGGGCGCAGCCGCCGCCTGGCCGAGCTGCTCCTGCGGAACCCCAAAGATGGCCGCCTGCTCTACCGGCCCAACAAGGCCGGCGAGACGCCGTACAACATCGACTGCGGCCACCAGAAGAGCATCCTCACGCAGATCTTCGGCGCCC GTCACCTGTCGCCCACCGAGTCGGACGGCGACATGCTCGGCTACGACCTGTACAGCTCGGCCCTCGCCGACATCCTGAGCGAGCCCACCATGCAGCCCCCCATCTGCGTGGGGCTCTACGCGCAGTGGGGCAGCGGAAAGTCCTTCCTGCTCAAGAAGCTGGAAG ATGAGATGAAGACCTTCGCGGGGCAGCAGATGGAGCCGCTGTTGGGCCCCTCGTGGCTGGCGGCCGTCCTGTCGCTCCTCCTGTGCGGGGGGGTGGCGCTGGGGCTGGGCTTCACCTTGGACCCCAAGCTGGCCGTGGCCGTCTCGCTCAGCCTGCTGGCGCTGCTCTACATTTTCTTCG TGGTGGTGTACTTTGGGGGCCGGCGCGAGGGGGACAACTGGAACTGGGCGTGGCTCCTCAGCAACCGCCTGGCCCGCCACATGGGATACTTGGAGCTCCTCCTCAAGCTGATGTTCGTCAACCCGCCGGAGCTCCCGGAGCAGAGCGTCCGAGCGCTGCCCGTCAG GTTCCTGTTCACCGATTACAACCGTCTGTCGAGCGTCGGCGGCGAGACGTCGATGGCCGAAATGATCGCCACGCTGTGTGACGCGTGCGAGAGGGAGTTTGGATTCCTGGCCACTCGCCTCTTCAGGGTGTTCAAGACGGACGAAAAGCAAG GAAAGAGCAAGTGGAAGAAAACCTGTTGCGTGCCGTCCTTCGTGCTCTTCGCGCTGGTGATGGGCTGCCTGGTGAGCGGCGTGGCGCTGATGGGCGTCTTCCGGGCGGGCGGCGACAAGCGGACGCTCAACGGCGTCCTGATGGCGCTGGGCAGCGCGGTGGGCGTGGCCGTCCTGCTCAACTGCCGCACGTGGTGGCGGGTCTCCGACTCGGTGCTCAACTCGCAGAGGAAGCGGCTGCACCGCGCCGCCAACAAGATGAACCAACTCAAGAGCGAAGGCTTCATGAAG GTTCTGAAGACCGAAGTGGAGCTGATGGCCAAGATGGCCAAGACCATCGACGCTTTCACTCAGCACCAGACCAGGTTGGCGGTGGTCATTGACAGCCTGGACTCGTGCGAGCAGGACAAAGTTCTGCAGATGCTCGACACG GTGCGAGTCCTGTTCTCCAAGGGTCCCTTCATCTCCATCTTTGCCAGCGACCCGCACATCATCATCAAGGCCATCAACCAGAACCTCAACAGCGTCCTGCGGGACTTTGTCAACGGACACGACTACATGAGGAACATCGTCCACCTGCCCGTCTTCCTCAACAGCAGAGGCCTTTCCTGCGCCAGgaagatgggcggcggcggtgcGGCCAACGCCGGCGCGCCCGCCAACGGGGATGCCGCCAACGCCGATTGTGGAGGATGGCACGAGGAGCTGGACAGGAAGTTGTCGCAGCACAGCTTGGGAGAATCCACCAAGTTTGGCAGCAAGGCCAACCTCAGCCGCCGG GACACGTACCGGCGACGCCACGCCCAGCGCTCGGTGACTCGCCAGATGTCGTTCGACTTGACCAAGCTGATGGTGGCCGAAGACTGGTTCACAGACATCAGCCCTCAGAGCATGAGGAGACTCCTCAACATCGTCTCCGTCACCG GTCGTCTGCTGCGAGCCAATCAGATCGCGTTCAACTGGGACCGCCTGGCCTCGTGGATCAACCTGACCGAGCGCTGGCCCTACAGGACGTCCTGGCTCATCCTCTTCCTGGAGGAGAGCGAGGGCGTCCCCGACCAGGCTACCCTCAAGAACATTTACGAGAG GGTGCTGAGGAACATCCCCACCACCAAAGACGTGGAACCGCTGCTGGAGATCGACGGAGACGTTCGCGCCTTCGAAGTCTTTGTGTCCTCGCGGACGCCCGTGCTGACCGCCAGGGACATTCGCACCTTCCTGCCCTGCACCGTCAACCTGGACCCCAAACTGCGCGAAATCATCGCCG ACGTGCGTGCGGCGCGCGAGCAGATGAACCTGGGCGCCGTCGCCGTGGGCTACCCGACCCTGCAGGAGGTCCAGCCCCGGCCCATCTCGATGTACAGTCAGGTGTCGTCGGCGTGCTCGCCGTCCGCCTCCTTCAGCGGGCCGTTCATCCCACCGGCGGGGGGGGCCGtggtgccgccgccgcctcacAGCAGCTTCTACAGCGGCATGGCCGGGCCCCAGCACCCCTTCTACAACAGG AGCTCCGCCTCCGCGGCTTCGGGGATCCCGCCCACCCTCCTGAGCGCCATGACGACGGATGGCGTGTGCGAGCACGTCACACAGATCCGGGGCATCGACCAGGCCATGTTGGCCGCCTACACCGCCACCATCCGGAAG GCCAACGTGAACGGACGAGTCCTGTCGCAGTGCAACGTGGACGAACTGAAGAAGGAGATGAACATGAATTTCGGAGACTGGCAGCTCTTCCGAGCCAGC gTGCTGGAACTGCGACAGCTGGAGTACGAGGACGCCGCCAGTGAGCAAGGCGGCCTGGCGGGTGACCACCCGGAGACGGGCCGGCGGTCCGCGGCGGCGTTTCGGACCGGCCACGCCCCCAGCGACGTCTCCCCCATGTACAGCTTCACTCTGAGCTTCGACGATCTCAGCGCCATCGGCCTGGACGAGCAGCAGCCCCCCAGACACGGTGGCCCGCAATGGATG GGCCCCCCGCAGCGGAGCGGCAGCGTCACCAGCCTCAACTCGCAGGAATGCAGCAATGACATCGCCAAGCTGACGGATAAGCAGCAGGCCGAGTACCGATGCGCTTACCAGGAGTACATCGCGCAGATGGCCCAGTTGGAAGGCGCCTCCGGCGATAGACCGGGCCTGCTTCAGCCGGCGCTTTTTATGACGGCGCCTCCGGACCAGGGCGCCAAGGATGGCGCCGAGCAAGACGGACGCAAGGCCTCGGTGAGCAAGaggggcggcggaggcggcggcaaaGCGGTGTCTGACAACGGCGATGGCGGCGAAGCACTGGATCCTATCACCGAAGAAGACGAGAAGGGAGACCACGGCTCGTCCAAGTCCCTGCTGGCTCGCAAGACCTCGGCGGAGCGCGGTGGCCTGTTCCCTGGCTCcaaggcgggcggcggcggcggcggcggcaacctGCGCTACCAGAAGCTAACCAGCGACGACGACGAGTCTGAAGAGTCCGACTCCCTGCTGCTGAAAGCGGCGGTGGCGGAGGCCAAAGCGGGGGGCTGCTCCCTGGCCCTGAAGGGGAAGGACTACCTGTCGGACGCCACCTTGGACAAGAAGGACTCCTCCGACTCGGGTGTGCGCTCCAACGAGAGCTCGCCCAACCACTCGCTGCAGGACGAGGAGGCCGAGCTGTCGCAGGCGGAGCGCGCCGACTTGATCCAGCTGAACGAAGGAGGCAAGCGAGGCGCCCCCGCCGCCGAGAACCGCATGTCCATCTGCAGTCCCGAGGAGACCTGGCCCGCCTCGCAGACCTGGAACCTGAACCGCACGTCCGGCAGCGTCacgctcaacaacaacaacgccgCCAACGCCCGGCAGGGCGAACAGCCCGGCCAGACGCCCCGCAGCGCCCCCGCTGCCGACACCATCATCCCACCCGCGTCCACCGCCGGAGTCGCCCGGCCCGGCCCCGACAACGAAAACGTGCGAGTGGTCCACCTGAAGAGGAGCCTGAAGCCGGGAGACCCTCCCGAGGTCTGCACCGCGACGGCCGACGCCGTCGCCTTCGGGGAGGAGCGCGAAAGCATCCTGTGA